One window of Gloeothece citriformis PCC 7424 genomic DNA carries:
- the casA gene encoding type I-E CRISPR-associated protein Cse1/CasA, translated as MMTQTLTSPPKPQTTYSLLTEPWIPVVYNDSLKYKNISLQDLFLEWENLKTVQGINPPRTIALWRWLIAFTQWSIQGTKTIDEWKQLWTDENLGSRIIKRLETVKERLDLLHPDFPFGQCKDLREETKGKEPSPVSKILFQDKDSGLLWSKYSDQNPAFLSYAEAVQELLRLLCCDLGGTKSDSQDRSAQTGICVMGRIVMPIGKNVKETLLLNLHQYSPQDDIPSIFPDQDKDLPLWERLNIKKQSRTITGLLDYLTFPNRRVMLIHNGKSVTGVYLYKGEEFNQKDSYFWELWQAYIQVKDESMPLKLKLDINKASWRDAEALLHPTTQDNHKPKIFDWLVKCRHTGCVPDPIPVQVLGFAHGSDLGKPLHWLHDTMTIPQVYLDSKEAYYKLVEGLKYAEKIGRLFSSKTYETVANGLKLSKKDKQKFINQLSTTAAIYWSALDSEFQQFMFELAEDKVVDEEDEDDITFGEIKIPEWKNKLKTIATECYEQSIAGISSYEARARGLNAWYKELNKILRNKP; from the coding sequence ATGATGACACAAACACTCACATCACCACCCAAACCGCAAACAACTTATTCACTGCTGACAGAACCTTGGATTCCTGTAGTTTATAATGATTCATTAAAGTATAAGAATATTTCTCTTCAAGATTTATTTTTAGAATGGGAAAACCTCAAAACTGTTCAAGGGATTAATCCACCTCGGACTATTGCTTTATGGAGATGGTTAATTGCTTTTACTCAATGGTCAATTCAAGGGACAAAAACTATTGATGAATGGAAACAGTTATGGACAGATGAAAATCTTGGATCTCGGATCATTAAACGACTTGAAACTGTAAAAGAACGCCTAGATTTACTCCATCCAGATTTTCCTTTTGGTCAATGTAAAGATTTGAGGGAGGAAACTAAAGGAAAAGAGCCTTCACCCGTTTCTAAAATCCTATTTCAAGATAAAGATTCAGGCTTACTGTGGAGTAAATACAGTGACCAAAATCCGGCTTTTCTGAGCTACGCTGAAGCTGTTCAAGAGTTATTACGATTATTGTGCTGTGATTTGGGTGGAACAAAATCTGATTCTCAAGATAGATCAGCACAGACTGGAATATGTGTAATGGGTCGGATTGTTATGCCAATTGGAAAAAATGTTAAAGAAACACTTTTGCTGAATCTGCATCAGTATAGTCCACAAGATGATATTCCATCCATATTTCCTGATCAAGATAAAGATTTGCCTCTGTGGGAACGCTTAAATATTAAAAAACAATCACGCACTATAACTGGGTTACTAGACTATCTAACATTTCCCAACCGAAGAGTTATGCTAATTCACAATGGAAAAAGCGTTACGGGAGTATATCTTTATAAAGGAGAAGAATTTAATCAAAAAGATAGTTATTTTTGGGAATTATGGCAAGCTTATATCCAAGTTAAAGATGAGTCTATGCCACTTAAACTTAAATTAGATATTAATAAAGCTTCATGGCGAGATGCTGAAGCACTTCTTCATCCAACAACACAAGATAACCATAAACCTAAAATTTTTGATTGGTTAGTTAAATGTCGTCATACAGGATGTGTCCCTGATCCTATACCCGTCCAAGTATTAGGATTTGCTCATGGTAGCGACCTCGGAAAACCATTACATTGGCTTCACGATACGATGACTATTCCTCAAGTCTATCTCGATTCTAAAGAAGCTTATTACAAGCTTGTTGAAGGGCTAAAGTATGCAGAAAAAATAGGAAGACTTTTTAGTAGTAAAACTTATGAAACTGTAGCAAATGGATTAAAACTATCCAAGAAGGATAAACAAAAATTTATTAATCAACTTTCAACAACTGCTGCTATTTATTGGAGTGCTTTAGATTCGGAATTTCAACAATTCATGTTTGAGTTAGCAGAGGATAAAGTAGTGGATGAAGAGGATGAAGATGATATTACTTTTGGTGAAATCAAGATTCCAGAATGGAAAAATAAACTCAAAACAATTGCCACAGAATGCTATGAGCAAAGTATCGCTGGAATTTCGAGTTATGAAGCACGTGCCAGAGGATTAAATGCTTGGTATAAAGAGCTTAACAAAATATTGAGGAATAAACCATGA
- the casB gene encoding type I-E CRISPR-associated protein Cse2/CasB encodes MTTTEISKERAFINAVWQRIEGNRGAIATVSRCTDSDPYYQRQAATYIYPYLPDDIRQWQKKINRYVFVAALMAKNHQQNPKDAQIGSSFGHTCLRLKKHANVNANGIENRFQALLNANGEDVYRYLGMFAPLLRQHNIPCEWAKLLEDLNCWDHEEEKVRLRWARDFYQD; translated from the coding sequence ATGACAACAACAGAAATCTCTAAAGAGAGAGCATTTATTAATGCTGTTTGGCAGAGAATAGAGGGAAATCGTGGTGCGATCGCTACTGTTAGTCGATGTACAGATTCAGATCCTTATTATCAGCGACAGGCAGCTACCTACATTTATCCTTATCTACCGGATGATATTCGTCAATGGCAAAAAAAGATAAATCGTTATGTTTTTGTTGCAGCATTGATGGCAAAAAATCATCAACAAAATCCAAAAGATGCACAGATTGGCAGTAGCTTTGGGCATACTTGTTTAAGGCTGAAAAAACACGCCAATGTTAATGCTAATGGCATTGAAAATCGTTTTCAAGCTTTGCTCAATGCTAATGGTGAAGACGTTTATCGTTATTTAGGGATGTTCGCTCCCTTATTACGACAACACAACATTCCTTGTGAGTGGGCAAAACTCCTCGAAGACCTAAACTGTTGGGATCATGAGGAAGAAAAAGTACGCCTACGTTGGGCTAGAGATTTTTACCAAGATTAA